Below is a genomic region from Calditrichota bacterium.
TTTTAATCATACAAAATAAGCAAAAAAACAGATCGTTTTTGTTCGTTCTTGTTCGTTGCCACAGCACAAAATAAATTTTAAGACCCACATCACAAAAATTTTCCTTGCTTAAATCCGATTTTTATCGTATAATATTTTCAAATTATTTCGGAGAAATTGTGTTTATTGATGAAGCAAAAATAAAAGTAATCGCCGGTAACGGCGGCCATGGTGTGGTTAGTTTTCGGCGGGAGAAATTTGTTCCCAAAGGCGGGCCCGACGGCGGCGATGGCGGAAAAGGCGGCGATGTTGTTGTCCGCGCGGATCACAATTTACAGACGCTGCTCGATTTTCGTTATCGGCGAATTTTCAAGGCGAAATCCGGCAAACACGGCGCAGGCTCCCAAAAAACAGGAAAATCCGCTGAGGATGTCGTCATTCGCGTGCCCTGCGGCACGATTGTCAAGGATGCTGAAACTGGCGAGGTTTTAGTGGACCTGGTGGATCACGGACAGCAGGCCGTGATCGCGAAAGGCGGTAAAGGCGGGCGCGGAAATATGCACTTTGCCACGCCGACCAAAAGGACGCCGCGTTACGCCGAAGAAGGCAAGCCCGGTGAAACGCGGGAAATTATTTTGGAATTGAAACTGATCGCCGATGTGGGATTGGTCGGTTTGCCCAACGCTGGGAAATCCACACTTTTGTCGCGGCTGTCGGCAGCGAAGCCCAAGATCGCTGATTATCCGTTCACTACGCTGAGTCCGAATCTGGGAATTGTCAGCTACAAAGAACACTTAAGTTTTGTCATGGCGGACATTCCAGGACTCATCGAAGGCGCGCACCAAGGAAAAGGTTTGGGGCTGAAATTTCTGCGTCACATTGAGCGGACGCGGGTGCTGGCGTACTTGATTGATGTCAACACGAAAGATATTTTTGCGGAGTTCCTTTCTTTGCTCCACGAATTGGAAGAGTACAATCCGAAGATGGCGGAGAAGCCTTCTTTGCTCGTGCTGACGAAAATGGATTTGCAAATTGATGATGATTTGGATTTGGAAAAATTTAAAAAATGGAACCTGGCAATTGTGAGGATTTCTTCGGTCACCGGATCCGGTTTGGATGAATTGAAAGATCGGATTTGGGAACTGCTGCAGCGAGAGTGAATGAAAAATTAGCACGCGGATTTTTTTTGTTTTAAAGGAACAGTTTTATACGCTATTCGATATAAGTGATGTGTCGTCAAAAATTTTTATAATCAAAAATAGCTTTTGCCATGTACATCGATCTTGAACAATTGATAAATTTGAGCGCTGTTCCCGGAGTAGGACAGACCCGGCTGCGGGCGTTAGTGGCTCGGTTTAAGTCAGTGGAAAAAATTTGGGACGCCTCGGCAAAAGAATTGGCTGAAGTTGATTCGATTGACCTGAAAACAGCCGGGCAAATCAAAAAATTCAAAAATTTTCAAATCGGGAAAAAGCAGCTTGAGCGCGCGAAAGAATTAGGCGTCCGCATTATTTCTTTTTGGAACGATGAGTACCCTCCGATTTTGAAACAGATTTACGATCCGCCAGTGCTTCTTTTTGTCAAAGGAAAAATCGAGAAAATCGATAATTACGCCATTAGTGTGGTCGGCACGCGCTTGGCAAGTTCGTACGGGAAAATTGTCGCGGAAAAATTTGTTCGCGTGCTCGTCCAGAAAAACATCACGATTGTGAGCGGCATGGCGCGCGGAATTGACACGATTGCGCATCAGACAGCGATTCGCGCCGGCGGGCGAACAATCGCCGTACTGGGTTCCGGTTTGGACAAAATTTACCCGCCGGAAAACAAGCCACTTTCTGACGCTATTTCCCAACATGGCGCGGTTATTTCGGAATTTTTGCTAGGCACGGGTCCTGATGCACAAAATTTCCCACGCCGGAATCGAATCATTTCGGGAATGTCACTGGGCACGGTCGTCGTGGAGGCCGGCGTAAAAAGCGGCGCGCTGCTGACGGCAAATTTGGCGCTTGAGCAGAATAGGGAAGTCTTTGCCGTGCCGGGCAATATCAACAGTCCGAAAAGCGCGGGCACGAATCAGATCATCAAAGCAGGTGCAAAGTTGACCAGTTCTGTGAACGATATTTTGGTGGAGCTGCAAGCAAAATTAGCGCCTGTCCTACAAAAAGAAAAACAGACCGCGGAAATTCCGGCGGATTTGACAGCAGCGGATAAAAAAATTCTTTCCGCGCTGAGTCACGAGCCCGTTCACATTGATCAGTTGGCTTTACAATTGAGGCGGAGCACGGCGGAGGTGCTGTCCGATTTATTACCGCTTGAATTCAGGGCGTTGGTGAAACAGTTGCCGGGAAAATATTTTGTGAGAATTTAATCATCAAGGAGAAATTTGCAGCGGGAAGTACCGAAAAATCGAGTTGAAACAGATAAAAGCGTAGTGTCCGTAAGACGATGCGAAACGTACGATCCGGAATTGGTGGAGAAATCAATTCGTCAATTGATCGAAGACATTGGCGGAATCGAGCAGTACGTCAAGCCGGGCGATAAGGTTCATTTGAAGCCAAATTTATTGACAGCAAAAAATCCGGATCGCGCGGCGACAACGCACCCGGCTGTGGTACGAGCTATCGCAAAAATTGTCAAAGAAGTCGGCGCAGAAATTACTTTGGGAGACAGCCCCGCAGGAATTACCCGCCCCATCGAGGAATACTGGAAAAATACCGGCATGGAAGATGTGGCGCGAGACCTTGATTTGAAACTGGTGCGCTTTGAAAAAAACGAGGTTGTTGAAAAAAATATCAACGGCACTTCTTATTTCATCGCCAGAGTTGTCGCCGAGGCGGACGTGGTCATTAATCTGTGCAAAATGAAAACGCACAATCTGGTTTTGTACACTGGCGCCATCAAAAATAACTTTGGCTGCATCCCCGGATTCCGTAAAAGCGAATATCACAAACAGGCGCCGAAACCGCACAATTTCGCGCAAATCGTTGTCGATGTTTTTTCAGCGGTCAAACCTGATCTTTCCATTATGGACGGCATTGTCGCCATGGAAGGGAATGGCCCGTCCGCCGGAAATCCCAAAAAAATGGGGCTGCTTTTTGCCAGTACAGATGCGGTGGCGTTGGACTCAGTGGCATCGCGGTTGATGGGATTTGAGGACGGAGAAATTGAGACGACTGAAATCGCGCATCAGCGGGGATTGGGAAAGAAAAAATTTTCTGAAATAGAAATTCGCGGCGATCATGTTTCCATGAATCAGGATATTTCTTTTTCTTTGCCGTCAAATCGTTATTTGAATTATGTGCCCAGTTCACTGGTGAGAATCCTGGGAAAATTGCTCTACGTGAGACCCAAACCTGATTCGGATCGTTGTAAACGCTGCGGTATTTGCATTGCGAATTGCCCGGTGCAGGCGATGACGCCTAGAAAGGGATTCCCCATTATTGATTACAAAAAATGCATCAGTTGTTTCTGTTGCGATGAAGTTTGCCCCTTTGATGCCATTGATCAGAATATAAGCTGGTTAGCGAAGAAGTTTAGATAAGCTAAATGCTTGAAAAAAAATATTGACTGAAAAGATAAAATTTTGTATATTTCATTTTACGGAGGACTAGACCTAATTGGTAAGGCAGCGGTCTTGAAAACCGCCGGGCTCACGCCCTTGGGGGTTCGAGTCCCTCGTCCTCCGCTGAATTTATTTTAAACGGAGAGGTGCCGGAGCGGCTGAACGGGGCGGCCTGCTAAGCCGTTGTAGGTATTATTGCCTACCGAGGGTTCGAATCCCTCCCTCTCCGCTTCTTAAAGAAGAAACTATGAAACGGACAGACGACAGACAATCAATGTTATTTGAAAATAATTCCGGTGTTTGCGTTCGATTTGCCCCCAGTCCCACTGGCTATCTCCATATTGGCGGAGCGCGCACAGCAATTTTCAATTGGCTTTTTGCAAGAAAAAATCAGGGCCAATTTTTGTTGCGCATCGAAGACACGGATGTCAAGCGTTCTGACCAGAAAATGGTCGATGCAATTTTGGACGGTTTGAGCTGGTTGGGGATCGATTGGGACGAAGAACCTGTTTTTCAGTCCGATCATCTGGACCGTTATCGTGGGATTGCAGAAATTCTTGTGAATACGGGTCACGCTTATTATTGTTTTTGCAGTCAGGAAAGATTGGAGAAAATCAGAAAAGAGCGCGAAGGAGATCGTTCGGCTTATTTTTACGACGGCCACTGTCGGAATTTATCGCCGGAAGAAGTACAGGAAAAATTGGAACAAAAAATCCCTGCTGTCGTTCGTTTCAAAACCGAGCCCGGAAAAACGAATTTCAATGATGAAGTTCGTGGTTCTTTGACATTTGACAATAAAGAAATTGATGATTTCATCATTTTACGGTCGGACAAAGCGCCGACTTACCATCTGGCAGTTGTGGTCGATGATCATGACCTGGGAATCACGCACATCATTCGCGGCGACGATCATTTGACGAACACGCCGAAGCAGGTGTTGCTCTATCAGGCTCTGGGCTGGAAAATTCCTGTTTTTGCGCATGTGCCGCTGATCTTAGGCAGCGACCGCAAGCGGCTGAGCAAGCGCCACGGCGCGACTTCTGTGGTCGAGTATAAAGAAAAGGGCTATTTGCCGCAGGCGTTGTTTAATTATCTGGCGCTTCTGGGCTGGTCGCCCAAAGACGATCGGGAAATTTTGAGCAAAGACGAGCTCATTCAGGTTTTTGATTTAAAAGGAATTAATAAAAACAGCGCCGTTTTTGACGAGACCCGCTTGCAGTGGTTCAATGCGCAATACATCAATAAAGCTGAAAGCGGCGAATTACTTGACTTGCTGCTTCCGCTTTTTGAAAAAGAAAAATTAACGCCAAGTTTTGACAGAGCATATCTGGAAAAAGTCATTGATCTGCTCAAACCGCGGGTGAAGACACTAACTGATTTTTTGAGCGCGGGAAAATATTTTTTTTCCGACCCGGAACACTTTGATGAGAAAGCCGTTAAAAAACACTGGCGCGGCGAAAATTTGCTCGGGCGAATGACCAAATTGACTGAAGCGCTGGAAAATTTGACGTCTTTTGACGAAGATTCAATTGAAACGACCGTGCGGAGTCTGGCGGAAGAAATGGGAGTCGGAGCGGGAAAATTGATTCACCCGACTCGAGTAGCTCTCACGGGAAGTGCGGCGAGTCCCGGTTTGTTTGAGATGATGGCGGCGCTGGGAAAAGAAGTTGTTTTGCGGAGAATGAAAAAAGCGATTGGTCTGATTTCAGAGAAGTAAATTCCTTGGGGAGTAGTCCAATGGCAGGACATGCGGCTCTGGACCGTAGAATCGGGGTTCGAATCCCTGCTCCCCAGCTAATTTGGTAAGTGGTTATTGGTGAGTGGTAAGTGGCGATTGGCTTCAGGGATAATGTGATTATTTGTTTGTAAATTGGGTTAGACAGCGGTCATTTGTGTTTTTGTCACCTAAAAGCTATTTCTTTGAAGAAAAGAAATCAGAACTCAAAACACGAAACTAAAAAAGCGCCCGTAGCTCAATTGGATAGAGCATCTGACTTCGGATCAGAGGGTTGGGGGTTCGAGTCCCTTCGGGCGTACGAAGTGGTCCTGTAATTGATTGCCAGGTGTAGCTACTTTATAGCAATTAAAAATTAAGGAACCACTCACGGGGATGAAAACTATTTGCCGGAGAAGAAATATGAAAAATGCGATGTCATTTTTTTTAATAATTGTCGTTGTCGGATTGCTTTTAGTAAGTTGCAATGAGAATCCGACCAGTTTTTCTAATGATGAAACAATTACTAATGTTCCAGTAATTGCTAACGCATTAGATGCTTTTGCTTTTACGCTTAATGCTGATAATTTTTCAATTAATAGAATGGACTCATTGACGTTTGATGCGGATTCTCTTGTAATTAGCTTAATTTTGACAAATTATCACGGTGGCAATGGCAAAATAACAATATTTACTTCTGATTCAGTACAAATATTTAGCGAATTATTAAATAGCAATAAGATTAATGCAAAGACAAACATTGCCGGACATATTCCCAAAAGTATTATTATTGCAGCATCTAATTTGACAGGCAGTATTTCTTTTGCATTAGCTAAACAGAACTAATATTTTAAATAACGGCGCGTTCGTCTAGTGGTCTAGGACGCCGGCCTCTCACGTCGGTAGCACGGGTTCGACTCCCGTACGCGCTACAAAGTGGTTATTTGGTGAATGGTAAGTGGTTACTTGTGACTAGTGAAAAGAAATTTGTGAGTTTTCCGTGGGCATTAGGCACGGGTCATTTGTTTTTGTTGGATGGACGTTGTTGACTTGAAGCAAGAAACTCAAAACAATAAACTCGAAACTACAAACATAGACGTGCGCCCGTAGCTCAATTGGATAGAGCGTTTGGCTACGGACCAAAAGGTTGGGGGTTCGATTCCCTCCGGGCGTACAAATTTTTATTCTAATAACCGCCGGACAGTTATTTTCTATGATTTATGATCATGAGCATTGGATGGAGCAAGCTTTTTTAGAAGCGGAAAAAGCTTACCGAAAAAAAGAAGTACCTGTCGGAGCGGTTATTGTTTTTGAGAACAAAATCATTGGCAGAGGTCACAATTTAATCGAATCGCTTCAGGATCCCACGGCGCACGCGGAAATGATTGCCATTACGGCGGCGGCGAATTATTTAGGAACCTGGCGGCTGGACGGCGCTTCGCTGTACGTCACTCTGGAGCCTTGCCCCATGTGCGCCGGCGCGGTAGTGAATAGTCGAATTTCGCGAGTGGTTTTTGGCGCGTCTGATTCGAGAATCGGCGCCTGCGGCACGGTAAGCGATGTGCTTTCAGAGAACGGCTTTAATTCGGAGATTACCGTTACTCCCGGAATATTGGCTCAAAAATGCGAAGCGATTATTAAAGATTTTTTTAAGAAATTACGAAATAGTTCAGCGGAAGTAAGCTTGGAATAAACGCCGGAGAGGTGCCGGAGTGGTTGATCGGGGCGGTCTCGAAAACCGTTTTCGCTGTATGGCGAACGGGGGTTCGAATCCCCCCCTCTCCGCTGTTCTGAAAAAAATGGAGAGATGCCCGAGCTGGCCGAAGGGGCACGATTGGAAATCGTGTGAGGGGCCACAAGCTTCTCCGAGGGTTCGAATCCCTCTCTCTCCGCTATGTTTTTATTATTGACAATTCTCAAGTGACCGGGGCCGTAGCTCAGTTGGGAGAGCGGTACGTTCGCAACGTACAGGTCGTGGGTTCGAATCCCATCGGCTCCACTCGGCTGTGCTAGACGGGGAGCTAGCGGTGCCCTGTACCTGCAATCCGCTACAGCAGGGTCGAATTCCTCTCTGAGGTCCGCTCGTCGGATAGCAAGCGATAATAAGCGGCGTTGATCGTTAAGTCCTGCGCAACAAAGTAGTGCCGAACCCCGTCAGGACCGGAAGGTAGCAGCGGTAAGCATGATCTTTGTGTGCCGTAGGGTTGCTTGGCGGGAGCTGGCTGTTAAAGCTCGTTGTCTGAAAAGAGAGATCGAAGAGGGGTGCACAGCCTTTATTTTCCGCAGGCAATATTTTTGCACGGGGACAATAGCGAATTGCCCTTTCGATTTTCTCTTGAATCTCACCTATTTCTATCTCAGGAGGCAGCATGTCTTATTTAGTGTTAGCCCGCAAATGGCGACCGCAGACTTTTGACGATGTCGTGAACCAAAAACACGTCGTGCTAACACTGAAAAATGCGTTACGCGAAAAGCGTCTCGCCAATGCCTATCTTTTCACCGGCCCGCGTGGCATCGGAAAAACCACTGTGGCGCGAATTTTGGCAAAAGCGGTCAATTGCGATCAAGGCATTTCAGAAAACCCCTGCAACCAATGCGATAGCTGTGTAGAGATCACCGAGGGCAGAAGTCTGACGGTTTTTGAAATCGACGGCGCCTCCAACACTGGCGTCGATGATGTGCGTCGCCTGCAGGAACAACTCAGCTACACGACTACAAAAGACAAATACAAAATCTATATCATCGACGAAGTGCACATGCTATCCAAGTCCGCATTCAACGCGCTGTTGAAAACTCTGGAAGAGCCTCCGAAAAATGTGATGTTCATATTTGCCACGACGGAGCCTCACAAGCTTCCGGCGACAATCATTTCTCGCTGTCAACGGTTTGATTTCAAAAGAATTTCCATGAAGGAAATCGTCGAGCGTCTGAAATATATTTGCCAGCAAGAGAAAATAGAGATTGAAGACGAGGCCTTATTCCTGATTGCGAAAAAAGCGGAAGGCGGCATGCGGGATAGTCAGAGCCTGTTGGATCAGGCGATTTCGTTTTGCGGCAATAAAATTACCATGTCCGCCATTGTTGATCTTTTAGGCGTTATTGACTGGGAATTATTTTTCCAGTTTACTGATGCCATTCTCAAACAGGACATTTCCGCAGGATTGAATTTGGTGGAAAAAGTTTTTTTCAATGGCTACGGATTGGGTGAATTTCTGAACGGCCTTGCTGAACATTTCAGAAATATTTTACTAGTCAAAGCAACCAATTC
It encodes:
- the tadA gene encoding tRNA adenosine(34) deaminase TadA, encoding MIYDHEHWMEQAFLEAEKAYRKKEVPVGAVIVFENKIIGRGHNLIESLQDPTAHAEMIAITAAANYLGTWRLDGASLYVTLEPCPMCAGAVVNSRISRVVFGASDSRIGACGTVSDVLSENGFNSEITVTPGILAQKCEAIIKDFFKKLRNSSAEVSLE
- the dnaX gene encoding DNA polymerase III subunit gamma/tau — protein: MSYLVLARKWRPQTFDDVVNQKHVVLTLKNALREKRLANAYLFTGPRGIGKTTVARILAKAVNCDQGISENPCNQCDSCVEITEGRSLTVFEIDGASNTGVDDVRRLQEQLSYTTTKDKYKIYIIDEVHMLSKSAFNALLKTLEEPPKNVMFIFATTEPHKLPATIISRCQRFDFKRISMKEIVERLKYICQQEKIEIEDEALFLIAKKAEGGMRDSQSLLDQAISFCGNKITMSAIVDLLGVIDWELFFQFTDAILKQDISAGLNLVEKVFFNGYGLGEFLNGLAEHFRNILLVKATNSVESIETAETFKQRYLQIIDQFEDTELLQLMQIVADAQNGIKWAVNPRIFMEMIAMKMIQLNKTERIDALLQGIDALKERFLQAPGAISAENAHNSPIRPTGAAPVRNAPITQKKIPIIKNETGSQRVPASPGDSNQEASDDSESLDPPSAHSSAEHIDIEFIKKNWEGFLDKVQNEKIAFGSFLAEGDPVRWENGSLTIAFGMENDFHAAYLEKHLKEVEAIVSRILGIAAHLTFVKVERQIPETGNGDNGNYYLQKLGQKIPLIKDIDEAFDVEVVK
- the dprA gene encoding DNA-protecting protein DprA gives rise to the protein MYIDLEQLINLSAVPGVGQTRLRALVARFKSVEKIWDASAKELAEVDSIDLKTAGQIKKFKNFQIGKKQLERAKELGVRIISFWNDEYPPILKQIYDPPVLLFVKGKIEKIDNYAISVVGTRLASSYGKIVAEKFVRVLVQKNITIVSGMARGIDTIAHQTAIRAGGRTIAVLGSGLDKIYPPENKPLSDAISQHGAVISEFLLGTGPDAQNFPRRNRIISGMSLGTVVVEAGVKSGALLTANLALEQNREVFAVPGNINSPKSAGTNQIIKAGAKLTSSVNDILVELQAKLAPVLQKEKQTAEIPADLTAADKKILSALSHEPVHIDQLALQLRRSTAEVLSDLLPLEFRALVKQLPGKYFVRI
- a CDS encoding DUF362 domain-containing protein; translated protein: MQREVPKNRVETDKSVVSVRRCETYDPELVEKSIRQLIEDIGGIEQYVKPGDKVHLKPNLLTAKNPDRAATTHPAVVRAIAKIVKEVGAEITLGDSPAGITRPIEEYWKNTGMEDVARDLDLKLVRFEKNEVVEKNINGTSYFIARVVAEADVVINLCKMKTHNLVLYTGAIKNNFGCIPGFRKSEYHKQAPKPHNFAQIVVDVFSAVKPDLSIMDGIVAMEGNGPSAGNPKKMGLLFASTDAVALDSVASRLMGFEDGEIETTEIAHQRGLGKKKFSEIEIRGDHVSMNQDISFSLPSNRYLNYVPSSLVRILGKLLYVRPKPDSDRCKRCGICIANCPVQAMTPRKGFPIIDYKKCISCFCCDEVCPFDAIDQNISWLAKKFR
- the obgE gene encoding GTPase ObgE translates to MVFIDEAKIKVIAGNGGHGVVSFRREKFVPKGGPDGGDGGKGGDVVVRADHNLQTLLDFRYRRIFKAKSGKHGAGSQKTGKSAEDVVIRVPCGTIVKDAETGEVLVDLVDHGQQAVIAKGGKGGRGNMHFATPTKRTPRYAEEGKPGETREIILELKLIADVGLVGLPNAGKSTLLSRLSAAKPKIADYPFTTLSPNLGIVSYKEHLSFVMADIPGLIEGAHQGKGLGLKFLRHIERTRVLAYLIDVNTKDIFAEFLSLLHELEEYNPKMAEKPSLLVLTKMDLQIDDDLDLEKFKKWNLAIVRISSVTGSGLDELKDRIWELLQRE
- a CDS encoding glutamate--tRNA ligase is translated as MLFENNSGVCVRFAPSPTGYLHIGGARTAIFNWLFARKNQGQFLLRIEDTDVKRSDQKMVDAILDGLSWLGIDWDEEPVFQSDHLDRYRGIAEILVNTGHAYYCFCSQERLEKIRKEREGDRSAYFYDGHCRNLSPEEVQEKLEQKIPAVVRFKTEPGKTNFNDEVRGSLTFDNKEIDDFIILRSDKAPTYHLAVVVDDHDLGITHIIRGDDHLTNTPKQVLLYQALGWKIPVFAHVPLILGSDRKRLSKRHGATSVVEYKEKGYLPQALFNYLALLGWSPKDDREILSKDELIQVFDLKGINKNSAVFDETRLQWFNAQYINKAESGELLDLLLPLFEKEKLTPSFDRAYLEKVIDLLKPRVKTLTDFLSAGKYFFSDPEHFDEKAVKKHWRGENLLGRMTKLTEALENLTSFDEDSIETTVRSLAEEMGVGAGKLIHPTRVALTGSAASPGLFEMMAALGKEVVLRRMKKAIGLISEK